AAGAAGAATCCTTCTTCTGGAGTATCGTGGAGGAGTACCGTGACTTTGACCTGTGACCCTGCCGTTAAGGAAGGTAAGGGAATACACCTGAACAACTCTCCTTCGTCGCAGTCCGGGAACGCCGAAGAGCAGGCGAAACGGGAGAGATGGGAAGAAGAACTTTCCAGGGTTCTCGACGAACTTTGCGGGGACGAAGAAGGCCTTGAGGAAATGATCGCCGCCTTTCTTTCCGAGCTGCCCTGCATCCGGCACCGTTCGGCCCTCCTTCTGGCGGAGGGAAAGACCGCGGAGGCGGCCAGGGAGTTCCATAAACTGAAAGGAACCCTCTCCTACCTTGCCGGAACGGAGGAAAGAGAGCTTGCCCGGCGGGCGGAAGCGGAGGCACGGCAGGGGGTACTTTCCCCCCGGGGCGAGACGGTCAGGGAACTGGATCGCTTCCTCGATGCCTTCGACCGTTTTCTTAGGGAGCGGGGAAAGAAATCCGCCGGCTGAGACACTGATTTTTCTTCTTCAAAAGAAACGGCTTTCCCCCCTTGGGGCTGGAGAGTATAATGCCCCGTAACCCAACGACAGGAGGCTACATCATGAACCCGAAATTTGCCCGGCGGATGATTCGTTTCCAGGAGTCCGACCTCACCCCCATTCTTCGCCTCGCGGCCAATCCCGAA
The window above is part of the Aminivibrio pyruvatiphilus genome. Proteins encoded here:
- a CDS encoding Hpt domain-containing protein produces the protein MTLTCDPAVKEGKGIHLNNSPSSQSGNAEEQAKRERWEEELSRVLDELCGDEEGLEEMIAAFLSELPCIRHRSALLLAEGKTAEAAREFHKLKGTLSYLAGTEERELARRAEAEARQGVLSPRGETVRELDRFLDAFDRFLRERGKKSAG